Proteins encoded together in one Bacteroides zoogleoformans window:
- a CDS encoding YaaA family protein: MLSFISCAKTMTSDSSVVVPRVTVPRFEAEALLNALELSQYSVSELARLLRVNGKIAAENNLRFHDFCSEDNRPVPAICAYTGAVFKHILPEEFTADDFGYAQDHLLITSFLYGLLRPLDGIRLYRLEGDVRLPGKGGISMFDYWKPLLTDYFIAAIKRQGGVLVYLASNEMKDLFDWKRVEQEVRVVTLDFQVIKGGELKTIVIYVKMCRGEMVRHIIKNRINRPEELKTFTWEGFALDEDRSTENHLQFVLR, translated from the coding sequence ATGCTTAGTTTTATATCTTGTGCAAAGACCATGACGTCGGACAGCTCTGTTGTAGTGCCTCGAGTCACTGTTCCCCGGTTTGAGGCGGAGGCCTTGTTGAATGCGTTGGAGCTGTCGCAATATTCCGTATCGGAGTTGGCAAGACTTTTGCGGGTGAATGGCAAGATTGCGGCAGAGAACAACCTGCGCTTCCACGATTTCTGTTCGGAGGACAACCGCCCTGTTCCCGCTATCTGCGCTTATACAGGGGCCGTGTTCAAACATATCTTGCCGGAAGAATTTACGGCGGACGATTTTGGTTATGCCCAAGACCATTTGCTTATCACTTCTTTTCTTTACGGATTGCTTCGACCGTTGGACGGTATCAGGCTTTATCGTCTGGAAGGCGATGTACGTCTGCCGGGAAAAGGAGGAATTTCAATGTTTGATTATTGGAAACCTTTGCTGACGGATTATTTCATTGCAGCAATCAAACGTCAAGGTGGAGTGCTTGTTTATCTGGCAAGCAATGAAATGAAAGATTTGTTCGACTGGAAGCGGGTGGAGCAGGAAGTGCGTGTGGTCACTCTCGATTTTCAGGTGATAAAAGGCGGCGAGCTGAAAACGATAGTAATTTATGTCAAGATGTGTCGTGGAGAGATGGTACGTCATATCATCAAGAACCGCATCAATCGTCCGGAAGAACTGAAAACTTTTACATGGGAAGGCTTTGCTTTGGACGAGGATCGGAGCACGGAGAATCATTTGCAGTTCGTTTTGAGGTGA